Sequence from the Mytilus galloprovincialis chromosome 10, xbMytGall1.hap1.1, whole genome shotgun sequence genome:
tcttcgtTTAaggaaccactgaatggaatgaaaccaagcatggcatgaatgttccttatgaagtgctgatcaaatgttgttactttgtagccgatccaacatccaagatggccgccagcagggggaattagtttaacataggaccctacgggaaatgcatacaaatgacttcttttagagaaccctTGAATGGAATAAaccaaaacatagcatgaatgttccttatgaggtgctgaccaagtgttgttaatttgtagccgatccatcatccaagatggccgccagcgggggacttagtttaacataggaccctgtgggaaatatatacaaatgtcttcttttagagaaccactgaattgaatgaaaccaagcatggcatgaatgttccttatgaagtgctgaccaagtgttgttactttgtagccgatccaacatccaagatggccgcaagcagggggacttagtttaacataggaccctacgggaaatgcatacaaatgacttctttaagagaaccactgaatggaataaaccaaaacatagcatgaatgtctcttatgaggtgctgaccaagtgttgttactttgtagccgatccatcatccaagatggccgccaacgggggacttagtttaacataggaccctacgggtaatgcatacaaatgtcttcttttagagaaccactgaatggaatgaaaccaaacatagcatgaatgttcctaatgagatactgagcaagtgttgttactttgtcgccattccaacgtccaagatggccgccagtgggggactgagtttaacataggaccctataggaaatacatacaagtttcttcttatagagaactactgaatgaaatgaaaccaaacatagcataaatgttccttatgagatgctgaccaagtgttgttactttgtagccgatccatcatccaagatggccgccagcgggggacttagtttaacataggcccctatgggaaatacatacaaatgtcgtcttttagtgaaccactgaatggaatgaaaccaaacatagcatgaatgttccttatgagatgctgaccaagtgttgttactttgttgtcattgcaacatccaagatggccaccagttgGGGACTAAGTTTAACATGGGAcactatgggaaatgcatacaaaagtcttcttctaaagaaccactgaattgaatgaaatcaaacatagcacgaagattcctttccttatgaggtgctggccaagtgttgttacttttagccaaattttatattttttatatgatttcaaaaacccaagtagaatcaggtgagcgatacaggctcttgagagcctctagttaggaTTCTTATAGCTATCCaattcaatttttaaacatttacaaacTTTTCGGAGAGATTTTTTCAACCCAAAATAGGTTAACAGATGTAATGATATGCATTTGAATAAGGTCGATTTGCCTCGGTTCAAATCATATGCCAAATATGGGAAACTGAGCACAACTTCAAACATAAGGAAGTTGCATttaaagctggggtcacacattcacgatttttactgccgtgcTTGACAggacattcccgattaaaatttgtctaaagtctgatcaagatcctgtgaatcgtggatggaaattcaaactttaattaaaatttgtaaaacaaataatttaatcacgacaacaatcagatattgttcaggaagcgtcgatattcaaccgtttccaagcgaatttatcccgataatcccgttctcagtCCGCTTCTAATCCAATTTGTATATTTCGCCTgctaaaattcgaccgagtctgacACGACTTCGTCCCGaatctaccgaatgtaatccgacagatatcagacagtgaccagacagttaaccgacgctgacggaagtcatcctttcgaaaactgtcggcaaactcgggatgatcaggtactgtcggaacgtaatcctatcacggtccgctctagtagatatcgcattgcaaacggctttgtctggtctcagtcgtattgtattctgtaattgtcgggactctagATCTGACGTgagtatcattgacgaatttcgtattaataacgggactgttccggaacggtttcggcaaaaacggttcacattcgacaagatctggatgcaatctggactcaatcggaagaaaaacagcaatgaacaATTtttccagatcattcccgttccacaggacaccgtacagaatacacagaacattgttaggattttgatccgatacagcagaatctgtcacgatataggcacgattgtaatccgactagacaaaatcggctgagtatccccgaatgttacgggacgcacctaactctcggggtgcttcgccgaactattcggaccatTCCAGACCCGTAGGAATATGTTACGAAcataaacgactgcgttcagaaaatgataggacattttagataattgaggatagtaatccgactttttcacttttcgtgtcgtatcgctgtctgcaTGATCTCAAatgggagcaataatcggcagtGTATGAACCCCGCATTAGACGGGAAGGGATTGAGAAACAGCTTAAACTCCTAGACCCAACAAACGCAAACTGTCCAGATGAACTACTAAGAAGCACACTGCGAAATAACACGGTGACCGTTCTTCACAAAAACATATAAACAGTCttctttgttttgtacataaattatgccgttagtttcaCCGTTTgattcgttcatttttgtacataattaggccgttaattttcttgtttgaattgttttacatttgtcttttcatagcctttcatagcttactatgcgtTATGGGTTTTGCTCCTTGctgatggccgtacggtgacctatagttgtaaatttctgtgtcgaTTGGTTTCTTGTATCGCATTGGCAATCGgaccacattttctttttcatattatgACAGTTGAGAAATTCCTGAAGATTTGCGACAAGCAAAATCACAGCCAACCTTATCGCAAGGTTGCAGCAAACTTCCTCTTTTACTTTTCATAAGGGTTTTTATATTAAAGACCAAAAACTACCCGAAAATAGTTAACACAGCAAACAGATTATAACTTGTAATTGATTTCAGGAGCCAGTTGAATATACTATAGAAAGCTGATACACGGTAAAAATAATATTAGGTGTCAGTTGAATGCAAGTAACGTACAGCAACATTATCAGAGACCAAAATATTTGCAGACGCGACAGCCTCTTCTATAGAACCATAAGCAACCAAATACAAATTGACCTACTGCAGAAAGACATAACGTCATTAGAGGACTGGGAAAATAATTGACAACTAATGGTCTTCAATGCGAAAAAATGATACCAACTAATTACAAGCTACGAGGACACACACTAGACATCATTTAAGCCAGCAAATACCTAGGAGTAACAATCAGCGATAACCATGATAACCTAACCTGGGACAGACATTGGGTAAAGGCAACAAAACACTAGGATTCATAAGAAGGAACCTAAATGACTGCACTAAAACGGTAAAAGATGCAGCATATTCAACAATAGAAAGACCTTCAGTTGAGTATACATGCACAGAAAACAAAACAGACTAAAATAAAGATTATTGAACAAGTGCAGGAAAAAGCAGCCCGATTTGTTAACAAGAACTTTACAGACAGTACACCTGGCTCAGTCACGGTGTAAAAAACAtggtaaaatcattaaaatggGAAAGCCTTGCAGACCGCAGGAAGCAAAATATGTCAGTATGCATGCTGTTAAAATACAACACGATCTATTAATAAATATAGATCGGCACTAACCATGCTAACATCTGACGCCAAACGATAGCCGGATCAAGAAAGGTCACAACACGCGCCTTCGGTCAATCCTTCTTAACATTTAGTGTGacccatgaacatgatgaataaccTTTAATACCCAGTCAGCAGACTAACAGTGGGCCAACGTTGGCAAATGGTCGGCCCGTTGGTCGACCGTTGGTGTTGGCttcacaacattggcccaacgttggcaaattgttgGTCCGTTAGTCGCAAATTTATGTTGGCTgtacaacattggcccaacgttggcaaattgtcggtcctttggtcgcaagtttatgttggctgcacaacattggcccaacgttggtctgttgttgtaaattcatattattatctcatgttggttataaataatcGGGCAAATGTTGGCATTATGTTAGTAGCAACATAGGGCCgatatgaaattttgttaatagaattgattatataatattttacgcTTTATTTCTCTTGGGAGGCGGATAATTTCGATTGCAGCAGGCTTTATGAAAAGTTAATGTTATAGCGAAAGTGTTTATCAACTGAAATTACATTTACAACTCTATGTTGGGCCAATGCTGGCCCAACGTTGCGTGATCATATATTATACTCTATATATAAGTCAGGTAAAATTTATACTGGAATATCattactgtaataaaaaaaatgtatatcgtaAACATAGATTGCCTggttaaaaattcaaatttattgcaatcattatttataataactttattcattaaactttgtgaaacataataataatagcaattataTGCAGAGTGATATTTGATACAGCCAGTCTGTTAATCTAGCCCATTCTGATAAGGTTGACCATATGTTCgacaaatttcaaagatagttGCTATGGTAATTAAGTTTATAGGAAATCTGAATGTAATGGGATGGTCACTTTTGTGATTATTTCCTGTTgtgtatttgtaagaaagcagtgatacgaagaaaacaaaaagagaaaatcatgtCATCTGAGATTCAAAGAGAAAGATAGTAACATGTaagttgtaactttaaaaaaatctgatatatatatacgatTCAGAATGACAAATACAATATGACTTTTTAATCTAAGGGATgttgttaaaaatcaaaacatatattaatttctatcattttataaTGCTGATCTTGAAGTTTATACGTTTCGGGCgaaatattttctagattttaaatcatttcaatcctatcaattatcatgaaatatttgccactgaacaatAGTATTTTCAAACAAATGGTGAATTATATAAATCTACAACCACAACATGTATGATCATTACCGAAGTTAATGGAATAAAATTGTCTTAAGATGTACCTTATTCCGTAATGTTTCAAAAATGTGGTATAATGATTTCtacttcattaaaatataaatgaattcgttagttttattgtatttctAAATCGCATGCAAACAGATACGATATATTTGTGAAACCTGATCATACACACACTTGAATGTGTAACAGtgattttatatatcaaatatataacttCATTAATACACAtctaaattattctttatatatcatgtatattacgaATATATAAAGTATGATACCGAATTCTGAAATAATAGTAATAAGGGTTTGTTATACCCACAAATCCGTCTAATACTAATGAATTTCTGACCATTAGACAAataaccaatataaaaaaaatggttatttaagattttattttacaagtGATTAAACTATTTAGAATATACATTAATTTATATTACATATCTAGAAGGGAGATTACGCACGAATGCATTAGGCAAATACACAGTTCAAGTTTACTTATAACTTTATTACAGAGTcggttagaaaaaaaaacatagctgtAAAGAGTCTTCGGATAAGGAGATAGATGATGCAGCTAAAGATTGGCGGCGCTTAAGCCTTGACAGAGAAGGTGGCAAGAAACAGAGAAGGGAAAAaagaataacatatataaataataatgacactgttgAAGTTCAAATTGAGGAGGACACTACTCGTGGTGACGACCAATGATATtaaatttagaataaataaagtttcatcttctgaataatttaattttcattctgGATCTGGAACCAATACAACTAAAATTACATCTCCGAAAAAACTATTTGTATGATCGCCTAACCATAAGCCATACGTCATTTGTtctgttaaagaaataaatttttagggagacagatttgtaaaagcaaattgcttgtttctgaatccttgatattatttcattgtataatatgtttaatgttgatttatctgaataaatattgtttaaactaaagaaataaatgaaattgatatgaaaaaagaagatgtggtatgattgctaataagacaactctttacaagacaccaaatgacacagagttTATCTGGTCGATCCATCAAACATTGTCAAAGAAATATCTTAGTgtcacacaataaataaaattaaagaggcaaagttcatgaaaaaaacaaggACAGTAACAACAATGGGTAATACAAAAATACAGAATTGCTACCTTAAACTTTGGCAGTTTGGaatacaaaaaaagatcaaatgcgCTCCGGAGTATTTATCATATACAGCTCCTCATGCAGCATCCGTTGTAATTTGGTTGAAACGATAGACCAACGTATTGCcaacataaaaatgagaaataccTACATTGGACCAACATAGTGCCGACATAAGAAAAGATATTTCTACGTTGGTCCAACGTTGTGCCAACATGGATTTCGTTTTTCATACAATGGGCCAACGTTGGCTCTATGTATTGCATATAACCGTACAACGTTGGGCCAACATGAAGCCATCATGTTGGGCCAACGTAGGCCCACTTTGCACTTATACGTTGGGCCAACGTTAAAATACAACGATGGGCCAATGCAATGATGTACGTTGTGCCAATGTTGGGCCAACATACTCATGTTGTCTGGGTAGTAGACTCTTCCGTAAAAACATCAAGCAATTGCTTGCAACAGCAAAAAATATcacatatttacatatttacatcAAGGCAATTtttaaacaacaatcatgattttctaaCTATTCAACTGGAACTTGATTTTAAATTGGGtgtgaacgtgcgaggtgcgaacatgtagggtgcgaaagtgtattgggcgcgaacgcaCCTGATACCCTTAAATCTTCGTTCCAATTAAGGACCAATTGCCAACATCAGCAAGATCAGCAGACACAGTTGAGGGATTCAGAGCTGCCATAAATGCACGCTCTTCTAAAATCAAGACAGTAACATCCTGTACATAGTTTTAACTGCATATATAGagaatgttaaaatgtaaatagCGGCAAGAGAAAACTGTCTGTGTTGTCCGACACTGCGCAAAGTTTTCGCGGGAccttataaatacattcagttaTTGTATCGTttccttacctggaagaagaagaagtaactaaattacaaattttcttgcATATATTTGACTAAGTGCCGATTttaccaggtgccgatttgacgtGGGGCCGAATCACAAGGTGCCGATTTGTGCTCCGTATTTATGGAGGTGTTCCTTGATTGGGAGAAACTCGTATACTGATTTCATGTTTCATTCCCCTTTACTTAATTTCCCCTTTTGAATTCGGATTGTCCACACACACATGTATACAAGAAAACGGCGTTACAATGAATCTGACGAAGACTCTGACTGTGAACTCAATTCGAGTGGATCAAGCAGTAAATCCCAGGAGATGACAACAATCCCTCGTGACACAAATAAATGGAAACCGTATATACTGGACAGGCTTCACCTAAGTTGGGATGGTGCGCCAAAAAATCATAAAGAGTTGCTGAACATTTGTGCAGATGTTCCTCCTCTTAATGTAGCATCAAAACAAGCAGCTGATTATAtatctgaaaaaataaacattgacttCCCTTTTGAACATTTAAAAGTAATGTCACATGCAGATCTTGATTCAATTGGACAGGAACTAGGTGATATTAAAAGTCATCTTCAAGAACTTGCAACAGCAGGGACTTATTCGTAAGTGTATTTCTAAGTGGCTAagtatacaataaacaatgaCATGTGCactgcaatgtattgaaaatcaGAATGACAGTGTCCATGGTGTCATTggtttgttttcttattttgtcTTGATGCTTGAAATAAATGTGAAATGAGTTTAAattgtatacatataaaaaagaagatgtggtatgaatgccaatgagacaactctccacaagagaccaaatgacacagaaattaacaactatatgttacTGTATGGCCTGAGAGTACTAActagttactgacagctagttcaaagccagtaACAACTACTAAAAAAACTAATTCATGCCTCTAAGACTACATTATCAATTAGtaaacatccaacatccaatggatttagtttaAAGACTAAATAAACAGTCAAAAGCAtgatcttgtgcaatgccaaggTACAGGTATCAAAAGACTGCATGTAGATCAATGAATTAGTGTAtatatgtgtttatatatattatgcatGTTGCAAAACATGAGCCAAATATCAAATACATTATCTGTGGCAGATTACATGacatttttaagtttttctttatattccaaatatgttaccatggttactaaCATGAATCGATGATtaagaaatattgaaataaaatttattttatttattttattttcaggcaGTTAAAAATGAATGTTCATATTCATGGACAAGGTTTTGTGGAAGCTGTAAAGAAACTAATCTATTTTGTAAGTGTGGAAGAAACTTCATATGAATCACTGTTTGTTCCAGTGTTGAGAGAATTTTGCAAAGCTTGCAGTTTCTTAGGATGGTATGTTTTATGTTAAGTtcgatatataatatatatatatatatatactcgtttatattttttcgtttgggcttgtatcatattttccctccggtttatatgatccgttcatcctatattgactcttaaaattcaagagtctatctaaaaatgagggtacattttatagGGCCTTCCatataccgtttcgatccctaacatcactgaagagacatttattgtcgaaatccggatctggtgtacaaaaaaaatattgacaccttatgtttgtggcataacatcgtgacCACAAggtaattgttttctgtttagtattaaatttatattaagatccattgtGTTACATTTTGTACATCTTGTGAtctattttatttggcaatcgccaatagCAGTCAgtagggttaaagaacatcagttgttcgacctgttagtcaaatgcgttttgtttaaatatacgttgttttttatttggtcgggttgttgtctctttgacacattccccatttccattctcaattttattttccacttttttggtcttttggaaaatgttgtttgtgctgtatttagacccttctaacccaacgaaatttgtttcacatgcacacgtatacaaattACGTTTATCCAActcaatcataggtttgaacgtagttttcaatacatacaatgtatatacataaatactAAAATAGCATTATTCaaaacattctttaaaaaaattggtgTACTCTAAGGATTTGACATTTGCTATTAATTACATGTATCataatcatttaaattaaattccgcgaggtgaaccaacgcctgtgaaATCGTTTTGgtagagtccctgaagtggataccttggtatgccgggttgtcaaatcatgcaaatgaatgcaatccttaaataataattaaaattgacaacaacacttcaaaagatctgcaattttattatctatgtctacatgtttcgcctgcaaggcaggcttcatcaggacaatttttatacagaaattgagcccctgaagtactcaaagtggtgcattgaatttgacgtcgtcatggtgagagaaacaatgaaaagtgaaagtagcaatacagagttataaatagataagataaatatagaaaattaaagtttgtatacaatgtaacttgagttcgttttactattatatgatacatgaaaTTGTTCTAAAGGCTTGGCATCTAATAGGACGAACTTCCCATGGTTCCTACCACTTCGCAAGGCTTCTCTTCCAACCTGGCCATAGTTGGAGGTTACTACTTCCCGGCGCGTCGGCAACAATAGGAAGATTATGATCGCCGCTGTggataataaaattgtcaaaaactgTTCCTTTGTTAATTATTTGGTGACTATATAATTTTTGGATCGTCTGCAGTAGTTGGTCTGTATAATGGCATATAGTTGTGAATTCCTAGTTCATTTAAGATCGGCGCCCGTGGTACGTTTCTTCTGCAATCATTTATATCTGCTATCATTTATAGATGTATAGGTGGTATCGGACATCTTGGTCATCTTGATTCAGTTGTTATTTCGTTGTAAGTATGGAATATTCCTTGGTCCATGTATATGCTGGTGGCCTGTAGATCGGCGCTGTTAGCTTGGCGGTTCCTTTCGGATGCAGGGGTTCAcgattaaataataaattaaattccgcgaggtgaaccaacgcctgtgaaATCGTTTTGgtagagtccctgaagtggataccttggtatgccgggttgtcaaatcatgcaaatgaatgcaatccttaaataataattaaaattgacaacaacacttcaaaagatctgcaattttattatctatgtctacatgtttcgcctgcaaggcaggcttcatcaggacaatttttatacagaaattgagcccctgaagtactcaaagtggtgcattgaatttgacgtcgtcatggtgagagaaacaatgaaaagtgaaagtagcaatacagagttataaatagataagataaatatagaaaattaaagtttgtatacaatgtaacttgagttcgttttactattatatgatacatgaaaTTGTTCTAAAGGCTTGGCATCTAATAGGACGAACTTCCCATGGTTCCTACCACTTCGCAAGGCTTCTCTTCCAACCTGGCCATAGTTGGAGGTTACTACTTCCCGGCGCGTCGGCAACAATAGGAAGATTATGATCGCCGCTGTggataataaaattgtcaaaaactgTTCCTTTGTTAATTATTTGGTGACTATATAATTTTTGGATCGTCTGCAGTAGTTGGTCTGTATAATGGCATATAGTTGTGAATTCCTAGTTCATTTAAGATCGGCGCCCGTGGTACGTTTCTTCTGCAATCATTTATATCTGCTATCATTTATAGATGTATAGGTGGTATCGGACATCTTGGTCATCTTGATTCAGTTGTTATTTCGTTGTAAGTATGGAATATTCCTTGGTCCATGTATATGCTGGTGGCCTGTAGATCGGCGCtgttagctttttttttttgtcaacttaAACTGTATAGCATACAttgtacattatatataaacatagTAACAAACGTCACCATGGTCACCATAATGACTTTTTGGGTAACAGATTTTCACATGACATTAATTAGCATGTTCAGTTATTTATCTCCATTTGATATTTTcagtaatgtttaaaaaaaaacccagcttaATGGTAAAGTTTGTGTTATTAATTATGTTtgctgattttgtttttgtcagatTCAACAGGTTTTCCAGCTGTCATTCAGTACATTAAAAAAATTGATGGGGAAAGAATAATATAACTTTGGTTAAGGCAGGGGTGTCAAGTCTCatgcatgttcatgctttttagTGGCATTTTCcttatatgagacaatatctgaaaaagtctaatttccatgtcccgcacttcaccagcaattatttttttattcaaccatcttttttgaaaattttaagtttcagtataaactaagttatataatgcaccatggcctgccaattaaacactcattcttacatttcttccaataaaatattgtaatttaaatgttcaaccccccctaaaatcatgttgtcccctgtgtttttttgaaaactaaatcattcaaataatatccaaattaattaaacaggcgtccgattctcacatatatgatatattatacaATAAACTTAcccctaatttgtctttttatat
This genomic interval carries:
- the LOC143049891 gene encoding uncharacterized protein LOC143049891, producing MYTRKRRYNESDEDSDCELNSSGSSSKSQEMTTIPRDTNKWKPYILDRLHLSWDGAPKNHKELLNICADVPPLNVASKQAADYISEKINIDFPFEHLKVMSHADLDSIGQELGDIKSHLQELATAGTYSQLKMNVHIHGQGFVEAVKKLIYFVSVEETSYESLFVPVLREFCKACSFLGCDGIKKELIIEGCPVAAFPDLEFQAIKIPFGSLQGYATVSTAELEECDDSRDDVHTRPNTRLSPEQVESVGSKFLPWDIKGAAKHAGQLLLEVKRSAFKPCSFGMILIGSKIIMTCLEVSPYYLNHIGERLREEDKGKLYYTDILDIFKADDRKILVNSFLRLAQAQSVMT